In Nostoc sp. UHCC 0926, a single genomic region encodes these proteins:
- a CDS encoding DUF427 domain-containing protein, translating to MPKAIWNGTVLAESDNTVVVENNHYFPADTINKQYFTDSNTHTTCPWKGVASYYSIDVDGQVNKDAAWYYPSAKEKAKNIEGYVAFWKGVKVEA from the coding sequence ATGCCAAAAGCAATTTGGAATGGAACAGTTTTAGCTGAGAGCGATAATACCGTAGTTGTGGAAAACAACCATTATTTCCCTGCTGACACCATTAACAAGCAGTACTTCACAGACAGTAACACCCACACTACTTGTCCTTGGAAAGGTGTCGCCAGCTACTACAGTATCGACGTTGATGGGCAAGTCAACAAAGATGCCGCATGGTACTATCCCAGCGCCAAAGAGAAGGCTAAGAATATTGAAGGTTATGTAGCCTTCTGGAAGGGTGTAAAAGTTGAGGCTTAA
- a CDS encoding pentapeptide repeat-containing protein → MDAEELLRRYAAGERDFRGVDLQGIYLREAELTRINLGRANLRGADLIGANLMCANLREADLTNANLKGAELSNANMIQANLQGADLRRALIWGTGLREADLTGANLEGANLTDAVLINAEFGVVSLERTILIGTNLEGIKISGHPTVGLNSIFNAFYWYTILPDGRTEVGPRYGS, encoded by the coding sequence ATGGATGCTGAGGAATTGCTCAGGCGTTATGCTGCCGGGGAAAGAGATTTTCGTGGTGTTGATTTGCAAGGAATTTACTTGAGAGAGGCTGAGTTGACTCGGATTAACCTGGGAAGAGCCAACTTGAGAGGAGCTGATTTGATAGGTGCTAACTTGATGTGTGCTAATTTGAGAGAGGCTGACCTCACTAATGCCAATTTGAAGGGAGCCGAATTGAGTAATGCCAATATGATCCAAGCTAACTTGCAGGGGGCTGATCTCAGACGTGCATTGATATGGGGTACCGGGTTGAGAGAAGCTGACTTGACTGGTGCTAACTTGGAAGGAGCTAATTTGACCGATGCTGTTTTGATTAATGCCGAATTTGGAGTTGTTAGCCTGGAGCGTACTATTCTGATTGGTACTAACCTGGAAGGAATTAAAATTTCCGGTCATCCAACTGTTGGATTGAACAGTATCTTCAATGCTTTCTACTGGTACACTATCTTGCCAGATGGAAGAACTGAGGTTGGTCCCAGATACGGTTCCTAA
- a CDS encoding Uma2 family endonuclease: MTTTLDKSISLAEFLKLPETKPASEFIDGRIYHKPMPQGKHSRLQLKLCNAISQIAEEQEIALAFPELRCTFGGRSIVPDVSVFAWERIPFDANGEIENTFGIYPDWTIEILSPEQNTTKVIINILHCLKHGTRLGWLIDPDERLVLVFLPGQQPIEMTGDEVLPVPEFLQINLTVRQVFAWLKPTKISQ; this comes from the coding sequence ATGACAACCACGCTGGACAAATCAATCTCCTTGGCAGAGTTCCTCAAACTGCCAGAAACCAAGCCTGCTAGTGAATTTATAGACGGTCGTATCTACCATAAACCAATGCCACAAGGCAAACATTCCCGGCTACAACTAAAACTTTGTAACGCAATTAGCCAAATTGCTGAAGAACAAGAAATTGCCTTGGCTTTTCCAGAATTACGCTGTACCTTTGGCGGACGTTCGATTGTCCCAGATGTGAGTGTATTTGCTTGGGAACGGATTCCTTTTGATGCTAATGGGGAAATTGAAAATACCTTTGGAATTTATCCTGATTGGACAATTGAAATTCTTTCACCAGAACAGAATACAACCAAGGTAATTATAAATATTCTTCACTGTCTAAAACACGGTACTCGATTAGGCTGGTTAATCGATCCAGATGAACGCTTAGTATTAGTATTTTTGCCAGGACAGCAACCTATAGAGATGACTGGGGATGAAGTATTGCCTGTGCCTGAATTTTTGCAAATTAATTTAACAGTTAGGCAGGTTTTTGCATGGCTAAAACCAACAAAAATTAGTCAATAA
- a CDS encoding HEAT repeat domain-containing protein has product MQLLQSTNVNHSTRRRQAGSSLGKIDPGNEFAIAALVQLLQSTTVDDYTRRQTASSLGEIDTGNEFAIAALVQLLQSTTVDDYTRRQVAYSLEEIDTGNEFAIAALVQLLQSTNLDDYTRRQVADSLGKIGTGNEIAIAALVQLLQSTNLDKYTRWQVASRLGEIIQNNQHRFEVVKALSGYWRLDDEYYDLAWKCAQNMPYSDFYQAWHQHNVATRAMQCLKKILFTRII; this is encoded by the coding sequence GTGCAACTGCTGCAATCAACTAATGTAAATCACTCCACCCGTAGGCGGCAGGCAGGATCTAGCTTAGGGAAAATCGACCCAGGCAATGAATTTGCGATCGCCGCCTTAGTGCAACTGCTGCAATCAACTACTGTGGATGACTACACCCGTAGGCAAACAGCATCAAGCTTAGGGGAAATCGACACAGGCAATGAATTTGCGATCGCCGCCTTAGTGCAACTGCTGCAATCAACTACTGTGGATGACTACACCCGTAGGCAGGTAGCATATAGCTTAGAGGAAATCGACACAGGCAATGAATTTGCGATCGCCGCCTTGGTGCAACTGCTGCAATCAACTAATCTGGATGACTACACCCGTAGGCAGGTAGCAGATAGCTTAGGGAAAATCGGCACTGGCAATGAAATTGCGATCGCAGCCTTGGTGCAACTGCTGCAATCAACTAATCTGGATAAATACACCCGTTGGCAGGTAGCATCAAGGTTAGGGGAAATTATACAGAATAATCAGCATCGCTTTGAGGTAGTCAAAGCTTTAAGTGGTTATTGGCGATTGGATGATGAATACTACGATTTAGCTTGGAAATGCGCTCAGAATATGCCTTACTCTGATTTCTATCAAGCTTGGCATCAGCATAATGTTGCTACTCGTGCGATGCAATGCTTAAAGAAAATCCTCTTCACAAGAATAATTTAA